The Plasmodium knowlesi strain H genome assembly, chromosome: 14 region AGGACTCGacggaaaaacaaattatgtGCATtcacaagaagaaaaaaatactttgTAACATCTGCGGAAATGtcctgaaaaaaaatatcctaaAGGACATGTTCTTCTTCAGAATAAGcataattaataaaaaatattttctatcCAAACGTGCAAAAATCAAGATATATTATCAGAGTCCTTTGATCCGTGCCAACTTTGTTTCAAAGGACAATGTTACATACtccttggaaaaaaatatgaccgAATATAAGCTCAGAATTATTGccattaataaaaaaaaaatgcgaaaaaaattgtctctCTCCAAATCAAAATTTTTCAGAAAATGTCTCGAAATTGAGTTAATTAGCAGTTTGGACAATATGTTAATTTCTcaggtggaagaaaaaaaggaggtgaTAACATACCAAAGGGATGACAGCAGTGTTCAGTCCTCAATGGACCATTTCAATACATATAAGCATCAAGGCTTGAGGGATAAAAtagaaacaagaaaaaatttgtcctatgagcagataaaaaattattcaaaacGCTTGTCCAGCATGAACCAGTCCTCCAACGATGTTCCACCTGCTATATACAATTCACACTTTGCCATATTAAACTTCAGCATCCTCGacgacaaaaataaaaagtacaatttttttttttttctctctccccgTTGTGCATGATCAATTGTTCAGTGGGAATGAAATTTTGAGAGACATACTTTTGGAACGAGTTTACCCCCTATGCATTCGAGCTGCTCACTTTGGCTAGCTCCCCGATTTTGACTGTCCACATAagttcccctcttttttttttttttttttttttttttacaggaAGTATGACGTGGAGAGGTTTATAGTTCCTTCCACACTATTTTACACCAATGGGTAAGGATACATGATCGGAGAATATCCAAACGGGTGCGCACCGCAAGTTGTTTTCGCCAAAATGGATGGAAAGCATACTTGGGCCATGCTTCACCCAAGGATGCGGGCATACCATGACTccctttatattttatatccTTTACGCTTCTTCGCCAGTTGTCACTGTgttgtgttattttttttttgccattttttttttttttgccattttttttttttttgccattttttttttttttttggatgtcGCATCTGtgcccctttctttttctcccaagCCAAtttgcccccccccctttttttttttttttttttttccctttttttatgtcattCATCCATTTTACACTATGATCCGAGAGCACGAGTTGGTTCAAAATTGAACTCTACTCTTTTAGCCCCTTCTCTTGTGCCACCTTCACACGCGGAGtaaatttttcctgttaAAAGATCAGGCAACATTTGCCCCCCAGTGGTCTTGTGCAAACTTCCTCTTCTATAAGAAGCCCATTTTGTTacacgcattttttttttttattttattccaaCTCCACACTGCTTTGCTTCCTTTCGtgccaaaaggaaaacatgaCAACGGGGGAGGAGAGGAAACTTCTTGCATCCTTGCTGTGAATTAAGCCAActctccctccccccccaaaaaagtaTAAATTTAAACTTCATACTTCGACGCTACATTGCGGGAAAGTGTACTATACTATGAGGGAGAAAACTAAGCTTTCGTCTAGCTCCTgcataaaggaaaagtgaGTGAAGAAATTACCAACTGTCCATACAATATTTAcagagaggaaggaaaaaatgtaaagaaaaaaacgtttcAACAATGTACTCCCACTACTGCACACGCCACTCCCCCTGAGCAACatccaaaggagaaaaaaaaaaaaaaaaaaaaaaaaaaaatgcatatctCGACATCACACCTACAGACATATCCCCTAATATGAATATAACCAGTTACcatgtacaaatatttttcgtaaTATTTCTAAAAATATGTACGTGCAAATTATGCTACATTAATAAAGTATATGTTGGTAAAGAAGGACAGCCTCCTCAAAAAATTTCCCAAAGTGTGCATCAAATTAGTgcgaaaaatgtaaaagcgAGTGGAACGAAAGAAAGAAATCAGGATAAATTAAATCTCACAAAATTGAATGGCGCCAGTGGTTTGTCGCCCAGTTGGGGGAGCTGCGAAGCGTTGGACGGAGGAAGGGCTTTCTCTGAAGAGACCCACAAAGTATCATGCAATCTGTTATCCATACTGTCTAGCAGAGACCACGGGCACGGTTTTCATAGCGGTAAGGAAGAAACGGTTATCCACCTCACAAATGCGTTAATTGGGCCTAAACGCTTCTTGAATAAATATTcattctttaaaaataaccATGAGGATTATCAACCCCACCCCAGTGAGGGAAGGACCCATAAGAGGCCTACACAATTGTTCCAGTGGACAAATATCCCCCTCCATAATGTTCTCCTCCATAATGTGTTTCAAAACGAAGTGGTGAATTTACACCTACACAACGTCTATCTAGAAATAATTCGCACTGCGCAAAGTACACTAAGgagtaaaatattttatgtgGACATTAAGGAAGAGTTacgcaaaaggaaaaacaccaTTATGGACATGTTGCACCAGATTTATGCACTAGAATATAAGAGAAACACACAGAGGAGTGACAGAATCCGAGATAAGGATAAGACAAAAATTCGCATTTTATTCATCGGAGGTAACGAGTTCAGTTTGTTATGCTTTAAAGTGATCAGGTTAATCATAAAGTACGTAAGGAATGATATAGTGTTAGACCACGTTATTACCAAAAGcccaagaaaaaagggaagacatttgaagttaaaaaaatcacaCATCGAGGAGGAAGcagagaaagagaaaataaaaattttttattacgaTAAAATAAGGAATGACACATATATGCTAAAAAATGAAACCTTCGATTTATGCATTTCTGCATCGTTTGGAGAAATATTTAatgcctccttttttaagaacattgCTTCCAATGTGTACACCTTGCACCCAAGCTTACTGCCACTCTACCGGGGTGCATCCCCCATTCAGAGAAGTTTATTAAATAATGAATCCCTTTTTGGCTACTCAATATTTCTCACGAATTTGCGCATCGATGCAGGCCCCGTTTTGATAAGAAGTCCACATACATTTGGTGATGCTTTCAATTTTAACGACATAATTACGATATTATTCACCTTGGGGTCATTGCATTTGATgagacatatttttttcctcgccAATTACAAATTGGGTAGCACAAACGGGGAGTTACAACGAACAGTGGAATCTCCCAACCCTTCTACCATCTCCACACATAATAATAACAAACACTTAAAAATTCGCCATTTGCTatatgatgaagaaaatatcacCCCACATAACGTCAAAAAGAAGCAGTTCATGCTGCATACAGACATTGGACAGGATAAAATGAATTACGCTTGGCTGAGAAATTATCTCATGCTCTCTTCGACCCATAATAATAATACATACGCaccgaaaataaaaagtgaagaaaggtatgtctgttttttttgttcaaccGCCTTGCATATTCATAATAAAGTGAGGGGGTTTATAAACTGGCCCAAGGTGGAATGTACCTTATACCTCGTCCACAAGGGTGGCCTCAAGGCCATGGAGGTGAAATTAATTAAAACGTCACAGGAATCGGGCGACCATATCAGCCACCAGCATCTCCACCAATTTAAACACCTGGACGCACTTCAGAGCCACAAGTGCTTCGACGGAATCCCGCGCAAATTGGCAATTTTTAACAGAGGAGCTATAAATATTCTCTGCAAGGACAATAGCCTgctaaaaatttacaaattgcaacggaaaaataaaaaaattatggacgcttcatccttttttaacAGCATCAACGGAGTTGATCTGCTGTACTAGTAGGAGTGTGCGCCAgtgttttattattttattattttttttttttttccattcattttgCGTCATTTCgagggaagaaaattgaattccttcttcatttttgaagctccaaatatacaaaatatcCCTACTTGACGATTTCAAAATTTAGGAAATGCTCCCCCCCACGGGGATCATTTGACTACTCCTCTTCGCGCAACATTACGGGGCGCACATTACgcatttactttttcttccgtaCGTGTTTGTCAACTCTCTCATTTAAGTGTTCGTGACATTGAGCACTCCACGCCGCATGATCTGCACGTGCGCCTGTATTCCTGCacaatatgtatatataatccCTGCGTTTTCCTtgcccttctttttcccgcACAACTGCGCCTATgcatatttgttcttttcgtGGCTTCCACATTTGTTTACACCTTTACAAGAATGTTCATGCAAATCCAGTGGGACTTCACAAACCACACCACAACATACtgatacttaaaaaaatgtaaagaatTCCAACATATGTGATTTTTCCTactaccaaaaaaaaaaaaaaaaaaaaaaaacggttgACTTGGCCAAATTGGTTAACTTTCCCCACAACgtgaaaaaatgagaagtcTCGCCAGAAGATGGGGTACCTTTTTTAAGTACTACGACAGGGGAAAAGTTTCATTCCGAAGTTTCTATTTTGCagggaaaaaacaatttttcattcacctcttttttatttcgttaaaTTCCtatttcgtaaaaaaatatttattttccaatACGTCGACCGTTTTTCATTTGGAGGGGAAGGGGGTAGACGCCtacttggaaaaaaagtacaaatcTGACAAACCCTACATTAAAACGGAGAGGTACCGCACGAGGGAAAAACAAACCAAAGCATAACTGCGTGAGGGAGCAACTGTGTGAATGTGCAACTGCGTAACTGCACCCCTGTGTGTGCCTTCATATACGTACACGCTTGTACACTCATGTCAAACGCTATTCCCTTTCTTTAATCAAGCGGAATTCTTTATAAGGACCTTATAGACGGAGAAGGGGATCCCATTGAAGAGGGTGATATCGTGTATATCCACTACCAGGGAAAAACGACGAACGACTTTCGCATAATTCACTCAACTTTTAATAGCATAATTCCACCAAAAATCAGAGCTGGGCAATACGATAAAAAACACATACGGGCCATCTACGAGATTGTCATTGGAATGAAGAAGCACACAAGACGGCAGTGCATCGTTCCCCCGCACCTGGCGTACCCAAACCATTTTCCTAGCCAGGTAATGCCAACAAacttggcaaaaaaaaaaaaaaaaaaaaatagaaaatgggaatataaaaaaatagtgcCTATTTGCCTCCACTACGTAATCCTCCCCCACACACAATATCAACCCCCccaattttgtaatttccctttccccctccctccCCTAATAGCCGCTCCTTTACGAAATCGACGTTGtaaaagttgtaaaaaaaaattctcaggGAAAGACATTTATCGAAAAtgctgagaaaaaaatagaacaaataaaatctTTCAtatcgtcttttttttaatttagtTTTTCCAGTTATATGaaatttctttatttgaCACGTTTCTAACGCACCCCTTTTGAAATTCCCTTTGGCCATTGTATTTAAATGGGGGAATATCATATGTATGCCCCTTTCCCAAATGGGTATACCTCCTTATTGTCCCTCCGTCaaaacaatttatttttatttttttttttaaaacttgtTTATACCAAGGGTAATTTAAGCAATGCGCTAATTAATGCCTGGCTCGAGTTTCCTTTAGaccattttataatttcacaattttacaattttacaaatttacaattttacaattttataattttacaatttcacaattttacaatttcacaattttacaatttcacaatttcacaattttataattttatgtaacaaaaaaaagggaacaaatGCGGagatacaaaaaaagaaaaaaaatagacatgcatttcccccttcttaaAATGGATACATTTCACGGGAGATTCTCATTCAGCTCATCCATTATGCACGATGTGATGTAGTTTAAGTTGTCTTTTCCGCGATCTGTGTCGGGCGCTGATCCGTTTTGCGCACTGTTATCAGGTTGTTTCAAATTATCAGTGCTCACCACGTCGGCGGAGATAGCCCCATTTAGTGCCAATTTGGAAAAACGCACCCGAATGTTCGTTAACCAATTTGTTACAATATTGACATTCCTTTCATCTTCCAAAAGAATGGAATAACCGATGTTGTTCCTCCTTCCAACCCTACCGCTCAAGTGTATATACTCGTTCACATTTTTCGGCCTACTGCACAACAAAACAAATTCTAAGTTATTAATGTGAAAACCACGAATGCTGTCAAAGGAGCTTATAATGACTGGGTAtttgtttatatattttctctttatctcttcctcattttgtagAACTGTCTCCTTTAAATCttttatatgtgcatactgTTGGCACATTCTGTCCAGGTGCTTGTTATTTCCCGTGAGCGATATTTGCAATTCTTCATGTAAgagcacagaaaaaatattcctttcgGACAGGTACCTCTTTAACGTTAGTAGGGAAAATCCATTTTTAACTAGAATTAGcacttttctatttttaaaatgttttacGATTTTATAAgcctcttccattttgctaCTGTACAGCTGATCCTTCACTACGCTGTACAGGTGGCGTATGCTGTTGGGGAGCCTCACTTTTATTATGTACTTTTGCAGGGACATATCCTCACCATTCTGGGTGAATAGACATGCCCGTTCATCCTCATCGGCGTAATCATCAACGTggatgttttccttttcttggTAAGCATTTGTCACGATTTTATCACCCCCAGTAGGATCCCCTCTCTCTTGGTTTGTATCCCACGTTGGAGGCTCATTAAAAGTGTCCCCCCAATGAGGACTATCCGGATGTATCGTATCCACAGGGTTCCCCTCTACACTACTGGTATCTCCATTCGAAGAGCTGTTACTCTCCCGCAGTAggtaaatcttcttcttggCATTATTTCTATTCAAGCTAAGAAGCTTGAATATTCTCCTGTGCAGTTCCCTATTTAGGGTACTAGAACAACCCACAAAAACGAGGTTCTTcttattcatatacataATCGTTTCTAGTATAAAATAGgccgtttttttctttgtactgtttttccttccacgtGATTTTCTCGTTTTTAAGGCAGGAAACATCCTATCTATTTCGTCAAAGaatacatattttattttttgcaaaaggtcTTTCAAGTTCTCCTTTGATAAGCttagaaggaaatttttaaaacaaataGGCGTTCCTATGAGGAAAAGGTTATCCCTTAAATTGGTAGTTCTTTTGGATAAGTCATTCGTGCTGGTACATTTAGTTAATGTGGGAACTCCCCCTATGTCTgcacttcttcctttggcttcttcaccattttcttcttttattcctacaTCGTTTGATAAGTTCCATGATGAAACACACTTGGGCCCATTATCATCCTCTCTTCCATCCTTATCTATAAAGAGGCGAATTGCCCCCTCGTCCTTGCCACTCATGAGAGACAGAATATTCTGCGAAATTTGAACACAGAGTTCCTTAGACGGACACAAGataagaattttttctcctttttttaagacATTTCTCGCCCTTTTCTCCATCAATAAATCTGTGTCCTCCCGGATGTCACATATTTGAGCATACTTTTCACTAAATGGTGTGTACTTGAGTTTACTCCTCTGCACCTTCTTCCTCGTTCCATTTAGAAGAAGCATTTTCTTGTAGCTATTTAGGTATTCATCACTGTTCAGatacttttccctttctataTCTTCATCGAATATAAATTCAGAGTTATAATAGAATTTCAAAATTAGGTAAAGTAGGCAGATAGTTGTTTTTCCGCTAGACGTTTTGGCATGTACTAGTATGTTATTGTTCCGTTCTAGCAGATAGATGACATTCTTTTGGAGGTTACTTAAGTGTTTTATTTCTTGGACGCTGCTATTACTTTCTAAAATATTTCCTGTATATCTTATTCGGTTTGTGTCTATGTTTACTCCCCTCTGGATTAACACaatgttcttccttctgtcACTGTCCTTtgcatgctttttttttacccacgATATATTATCAACCCCCCCTTTGTTGCCACTCTTTAGCACAAATTTTGTTCTCACTGGGGCTGTTCCCCTTCTGATGAAGTTCCAATTAGAGTGGCGCCTTCCCCCAGTTATCCATTTTGTTGCAACTAAAGTGTtgaggaaaacgaaaaaaaggaggtacCTTCGCGGGGCGCCCGTTCTAACACGGTTCGAATTTGATAAA contains the following coding sequences:
- a CDS encoding methionyl-tRNA formyltransferase, putative; the encoded protein is MNITSYHVQIFFVIFLKICTCKLCYINKVYVGKEGQPPQKISQSVHQISAKNVKASGTKERNQDKLNLTKLNGASGLSPSWGSCEALDGGRAFSEETHKVSCNLLSILSSRDHGHGFHSGKEETVIHLTNALIGPKRFLNKYSFFKNNHEDYQPHPSEGRTHKRPTQLFQWTNIPLHNVLLHNVFQNEVVNLHLHNVYLEIIRTAQSTLRSKIFYVDIKEELRKRKNTIMDMLHQIYALEYKRNTQRSDRIRDKDKTKIRILFIGGNEFSLLCFKVIRLIIKYVRNDIVLDHVITKSPRKKGRHLKLKKSHIEEEAEKEKIKIFYYDKIRNDTYMLKNETFDLCISASFGEIFNASFFKNIASNVYTLHPSLLPLYRGASPIQRSLLNNESLFGYSIFLTNLRIDAGPVLIRSPHTFGDAFNFNDIITILFTLGSLHLMRHIFFLANYKLGSTNGELQRTVESPNPSTISTHNNNKHLKIRHLLYDEENITPHNVKKKQFMLHTDIGQDKMNYAWLRNYLMLSSTHNNNTYAPKIKSEERYVCFFCSTALHIHNKVRGFINWPKVECTLYLVHKGGLKAMEVKLIKTSQESGDHISHQHLHQFKHLDALQSHKCFDGIPRKLAIFNRGAINILCKDNSLLKIYKLQRKNKKIMDASSFFNSINGVDLLY
- a CDS encoding peptidyl-prolyl cis-trans isomerase, putative, whose product is MRSLARRWGTFFKYYDRGKVSFRSFYFAGKKQFFIHLFFISLNSYFVKKYLFSNTSTVFHLEGKGVDAYLEKKYKSDKPYIKTESGILYKDLIDGEGDPIEEGDIVYIHYQGKTTNDFRIIHSTFNSIIPPKIRAGQYDKKHIRAIYEIVIGMKKHTRRQCIVPPHLAYPNHFPSQPLLYEIDVVKVVKKNSQGKTFIENAEKKIEQIKSFISSFF
- a CDS encoding DEAD box helicase, putative, which codes for MENYLTAFFLLLKSVLSNSNRVRTGAPRRYLLFFVFLNTLVATKWITGGRRHSNWNFIRRGTAPVRTKFVLKSGNKGGVDNISWVKKKHAKDSDRRKNIVLIQRGVNIDTNRIRYTGNILESNSSVQEIKHLSNLQKNVIYLLERNNNILVHAKTSSGKTTICLLYLILKFYYNSEFIFDEDIEREKYLNSDEYLNSYKKMLLLNGTRKKVQRSKLKYTPFSEKYAQICDIREDTDLLMEKRARNVLKKGEKILILCPSKELCVQISQNILSLMSGKDEGAIRLFIDKDGREDDNGPKCVSSWNLSNDVGIKEENGEEAKGRSADIGGVPTLTKCTSTNDLSKRTTNLRDNLFLIGTPICFKNFLLSLSKENLKDLLQKIKYVFFDEIDRMFPALKTRKSRGRKNSTKKKTAYFILETIMYMNKKNLVFVGCSSTLNRELHRRIFKLLSLNRNNAKKKIYLLRESNSSSNGDTSSVEGNPVDTIHPDSPHWGDTFNEPPTWDTNQERGDPTGGDKIVTNAYQEKENIHVDDYADEDERACLFTQNGEDMSLQKYIIKVRLPNSIRHLYSVVKDQLYSSKMEEAYKIVKHFKNRKVLILVKNGFSLLTLKRYLSERNIFSVLLHEELQISLTGNNKHLDRMCQQYAHIKDLKETVLQNEEEIKRKYINKYPVIISSFDSIRGFHINNLEFVLLCSRPKNVNEYIHLSGRVGRRNNIGYSILLEDERNVNIVTNWLTNIRVRFSKLALNGAISADVVSTDNLKQPDNSAQNGSAPDTDRGKDNLNYITSCIMDELNENLP